In Polyangia bacterium, the genomic stretch ATCGATCGAGAAAAGCCGCGAATCCCGCCTGAACGCCATCGTCGCCCTCAGCGTCGCCGTCACTGCCACGATCACCGCCCTGTGCAATGTCAAGGACGGCAACATCGTGCAGGCGATGGCCCAGGCACAGGCCAGCGCGGTCGACACCTGGGCGTACTACCAAGCCAAAGGCACCAAGCAGATCGTCGCCGAGTCAGCCCACGATCAACTGGAGATCCAGCGCGACCTGACCCCCAACCTCGGCGCCGACGCGCGCGCGGCAATCGCCCGCAAGCTGGAGGATTACGCGCAGAAGATCGCCCACTACGAAAAAGACAAGGCCGAGATCAAGAAGACCGCCGAAGGTCACCAGGAGGAATACGATCGCCTGAACGAACGCGACGATCAGTTCGACATGGCCGAGGCCACTTTGTCGATCGCCATTGCCCTGTTCGGCGTGACGGCCTTGACCCAGAAGCGCGCCCTGCTGGTAACTGCGATGGTGTTCGCCACCATCGGCGTCTTCTGGGGCGTGTGCGGGTTTGGCAGCTTGCGCGTTCACCCGGCGTTTCTGGCCTGGTTGCTCGGGTGACGGAGGCCCATCATCGGCGACGGTTTGACAAGGGGAGATCGGGCCGACAAGATCGCGCGCCATGACCGCCGACGCGCATTGCCCCGGCATTCTGGTCGTCGACGACGATCCGGACATCCGGGATTCCCTGCGCGAAGTGCTGGAAGATGAAGGCTACGGCACCGTCTGCGTGTCCAACGGCCGCGAGGCGCTGGATTACCTCCGATCGGGCAAGCGGCCCTGCGTGATCTTGCTGGACCTCATGATGCCGGTGATGGACGGCTGGCAGTTCCGGCGCGAGCAAAAACAGGACGCCGTCATCGCCGACATTCCACTGATCGTCATCACCGCCACCGGCAAGCGCCCGGTGCTGGTCGATGCCGACGAACTGGTGATGAAGCCGCTGGACCTGACCCGCCTGTTCGAGGCGATTGACCGTTACTGTTGATCGCCGTTATAGCCGCCGGGGACGCTACATCCCGCTCAGGAACTTCCACTTCTCGGTCTTCTTGTCTTTCTCCAGTACGAAGCGGTGGTAGTCGTTGACCCGCCGGTAGCGATCGCCTGACTCCGCCGCCAGCTCGAATGAGCCGTCGATGAACACCTCGATCTCGGCGCGATTCTCTTTGACGTTGATGCTGCGGTATTCAAGGTCGTAGCGCAGCGATTTCACCCGCTGCAGTTTCTTGTTCAGCACCTCGCGCAACCCTTGGTACCCGTAGTCGTCGTCGGAACGCGGGGTCCCCGAGTCCTCGAAGTATTTGTCCGAGGCCAGGACCAGCAGCCCATCGACGTTGCGGGTCAGCAAGCGCTGCCGGTAGGTCTCGATGACATCGATGAGGTCCTGATTCTGCTGGGTCTTGAGGACGGTGGTGCCTTCGATGTACTCCATCCGGGCGCAGGCGAACAAACCGGCCAGGGCCACCAGTGCGATGCCCAGCCGCACCGCCGATCGGCGCTGGCGAGCGAGAAAAGCGGCGTTCGTCAAAGGCGCGGGGTCGGTGGTCATGCGGCTGCCCATGTTGCGAGTGCAGGAAATGTTCCACCTGTGTGCGCGACAAATCCCCGCCGGCCCGCCCCCCCGGCTGCTCGGCCGGCGCCTCCGCCCTGCCTTCCCGTCGCGCGTCTCCGAGTGCCCGTGCCAGTTTGGCACAACCGGCGGCCGGCTTTGACGAGCGGGGCAGTTGTTGCGATAGTTGCCCGATGGCGGATGCAGTGACGTCGGGGTTTCGAGCGGGCCGGCCAGAAGACGATAGCGAGCAACCCCGCGAATTCCCACGCTTCGAAGTGAACGCCTACGTCGACTTCACCGGCAACGAGGTGATGCTGTTCCATCGCATCCAGAACATCTCACTGGGCGGCGTCTGCATTCAGACCGCCGGCGTGGAAGAAGTCGGCACGCTGGTCGACCTGGTGCTGAACTTCCCCGATTTGGACGCATCCATCGGGGTCAAAGGCCAGGTGGTGTGGGCCAACCGCGAAGACCCGATGGATATGGGCGTACGATTCATCGACCTTGATGAAGAGCGCAAGGACACCTTGCGCAAGTACATCAACCTGGTCCGCAAGGCCTGACCGCGCGATGCGGCCCGGGCTGTTCGCTCAGGGAATGACGAACAGGGGATCGGCCGCGGCCAGCTTCGCCTTCACGCTGGCCAGCCGAGCCAGGTAGCGGCGGTAGTCCTTGCCGGGGGCGGCGCCTTCGGCGCGG encodes the following:
- a CDS encoding DUF4337 domain-containing protein; the encoded protein is MSELADAISESIEKSRESRLNAIVALSVAVTATITALCNVKDGNIVQAMAQAQASAVDTWAYYQAKGTKQIVAESAHDQLEIQRDLTPNLGADARAAIARKLEDYAQKIAHYEKDKAEIKKTAEGHQEEYDRLNERDDQFDMAEATLSIAIALFGVTALTQKRALLVTAMVFATIGVFWGVCGFGSLRVHPAFLAWLLG
- a CDS encoding response regulator produces the protein MTADAHCPGILVVDDDPDIRDSLREVLEDEGYGTVCVSNGREALDYLRSGKRPCVILLDLMMPVMDGWQFRREQKQDAVIADIPLIVITATGKRPVLVDADELVMKPLDLTRLFEAIDRYC
- a CDS encoding PilZ domain-containing protein produces the protein MADAVTSGFRAGRPEDDSEQPREFPRFEVNAYVDFTGNEVMLFHRIQNISLGGVCIQTAGVEEVGTLVDLVLNFPDLDASIGVKGQVVWANREDPMDMGVRFIDLDEERKDTLRKYINLVRKA